A window of the Cucurbita pepo subsp. pepo cultivar mu-cu-16 unplaced genomic scaffold, ASM280686v2 Cp4.1_scaffold000281, whole genome shotgun sequence genome harbors these coding sequences:
- the LOC111784851 gene encoding pathogenesis-related protein P2-like has translation MDKGRFLMLLALALGILSLANAQSATNVRATYHLYNPQDINWDYLRASVFCATWDANKPLEFRRRYGWTAFCGPVGPRGQASCGRCLRVTNTETKASEIVRIVDQCSNGGLDLDVNVFRRIDTNGNGYRRGHLIVNYQFVNC, from the exons ATGGATAAAGGAAGGTTTTTGATGCTATTGGCGTTGGCTTTGGGCATATTGAGCTTGGCTAATGCTCAAAGTGCCACCAATGTGAGGGCTACTTACCATTTGTATAACCCACAAGACATCAATTGGGACTACCTTAGGGCAAGTGTTTTTTGTGCAACATGGGACGCCAACAAGCCCTTGGAGTTTCGCCGCCGCTACGGTTGGACCGCCTTCTGTGGCCCTGTTGGCCCTCGTGGTCAAGCTTCCTGTGGTCGTTGTTTGAGG GTGACTAACACTGAAACAAAAGCTTCGGAAATAGTGAGAATTGTCGATCAATGCTCTAATGGAGGGCTGGATTTGGATGTGAATGTGTTTAGGAGAATCGATACTAATGGAAATGGATACCGTCGTGGCCATCTTATTGTCAACTATCAGTTTGTTAACTGCTAA
- the LOC111784850 gene encoding pathogenesis-related protein PR-4-like — protein sequence MEKGSFLMILALALGILSLANAQSANNVRATYHLYNPQDINWDYLRASVFCATWDANKPIEWRRQYGWTAFCGPVGPRGQASCGRCLRVTNTETGASEIVRIVDQCANGGLDLDVNVFKRIDTNGNGVFRGHLIVNYQFVNC from the exons atggagaAAGGGAGCTTTTTGATGATATTAGCTTTGGCTTTGGGCATATTGAGCTTGGCTAATGCTCAAAGTGCCAACAATGTGAGGGCTACTTACCATTTGTATAACCCACAAGACATCAATTGGGACTACCTTAGGGCAAGTGTTTTTTGTGCAACATGGGATGCTAACAAGCCGATCGAGTGGCGTCGTCAGTACGGTTGGACTGCCTTCTGTGGCCCTGTCGGCCCTCGTGGCCAAGCTTCTTGTGGACGTTGCTTGAGG GTCACTAACACTGAAACAGGAGCTTCGGAAATTGTGAGAATCGTTGATCAATGTGCCAATGGAGGGCTGGATTTGGATGTGAATGTGTTTAAGAGAATCGATACCAATGGAAATGGAGTCTTCCGAGGCCATCTTATTGTCAACTATCAATTTGTCAATTGCTAA
- the LOC111784852 gene encoding pathogenesis-related protein PR-4-like has product METKGLMLITLACLCHVMLSKAQSASNVRATFNFYNAPEINWDLNAVSAFCSTWDADQPLEWRSQYGWTAFCGPVGPQGEDSCGLCLLVTNTETDAQQTVRIVDQCNNGGLDLDVGVFQSLDTDGNGNANGFLTINYDFVNC; this is encoded by the exons ATGGAGACAAAGGGTTTGATGCTGATAACGTTGGCCTGTCTATGTCATGTAATGTTGTCCAAAGCTCAAAGTGCGAGCAACGTGAGGGCAACATTTAACTTCTACAATGCCCCCGAAATCAATTGGGACTTGAACGCTGTGAGTGCATTTTGTTCCACATGGGATGCCGACCAGCCTTTGGAGTGGCGCAGCCAATATGGATGGACTGCCTTTTGTGGCCCTGTTGGACCTCAAGGCGAGGACTCCTGTGGCCTATGCTTACTG GTGACTAACACGGAAACAGACGCTCAACAAACCGTAAGAATTGTGGATCAATGTAACAACGGAGGTCTCGATTTGGACGTCGGAGTGTTTCAAAGTCTCGACACGGATGGAAATGGCAATGCTAATGGCTTTCTCACAATCAACTATGATTTTGTGAATTGTTGA
- the LOC111784854 gene encoding photosystem II reaction center W protein, chloroplastic-like, which yields MASSLLSPSRILLKGSSMVLPPPLMAARRLPKMKKGAIKCKVEEKREGKRSEERMVSGTVATVAMATMAAAGPAVALVDERLSTEGTGLPFGLSNNLLGWILVGVFGLIWSLYFVYASSLDEDDDSGLSL from the exons ATGGCGTCCTCCCTGCTTTCTCCTTCCAGGATCTTACTCAAAGGATCATCCATGGTTCTTCCACCGCCATTAATGGCTGCTCGCA GGTTACCCAAGATGAAGAAGGGAGCGATAAAGTGCAAGGTGGAGGAGAAGCGAGAAGGGAAGAGGTCAGAAGAAAGGATGGTTTCGGGGACGGTAGCGACGGTGGCGATGGCTACAATGGCAGCGGCCGGTCCGGCAGTGGCGCTGGTGGATGAGAGGCTGAGCACAGAAGGGACAGGGCTGCCTTTTGGTTTAAGCAACAACCTGCTAGGGTGGATTCTAGTTGGGGTGTTTGGTTTAATTTGGTCTCTATACTTTGTTTATGCTTCGTCCTTAGATGAAGATGACGACTCTGGTTTGTCCCTCTGA
- the LOC111784848 gene encoding photosystem II reaction center W protein, chloroplastic-like gives MASSLLSPSRILLKGSSMVLPPPLMAARRLPKMKKGAIKCKVEEKREGKRSEERMVSGTVATVAMATMAAAGPAVALVDERLSTEGTGLPFGLSNNLLGWILVGVFGLIWALYFVYASSLDEDDDSGLSL, from the exons ATGGCGTCCTCCCTGCTTTCTCCTTCCAGGATCTTACTCAAAGGATCATCCATGGTTCTTCCACCGCCATTAATGGCTGCTCGCA GGTTACCCAAGATGAAGAAGGGAGCGATAAAGTGCAAGGTGGAGGAGAAGCGAGAAGGGAAGAGGTCAGAAGAAAGGATGGTTTCGGGGACGGTAGCGACGGTGGCGATGGCTACAATGGCAGCGGCCGGTCCGGCAGTGGCGCTGGTGGATGAGAGGCTGAGCACAGAAGGGACAGGGCTGCCTTTTGGTTTAAGCAACAACCTGCTAGGGTGGATTCTAGTTGGGGTGTTTGGTTTAATTTGGGCTCTATACTTTGTTTATGCTTCGTCCTTAGATGAAGATGACGACTCTGGTTTGTCACTCTGA
- the LOC111784838 gene encoding E3 ubiquitin protein ligase DRIP2-like isoform X2 produces the protein MAGQVVRVKRETLEACMTCPLCKKLLKEATTISLCLHTFCRKCIYEKLSDEEVDCCPVCNIDLGCLPVEKLRPDHNLQDIRAKIFPLKRRKISAPEVSPLASLPIKRKERSLSSLVVNTPKVPMQSGGLTGRRSKNVARKGAALRGCSFGIEEPLKKEEDSGEDHSASSSSSDYLNKTVRHRRQDSSMAEPSNGLRHEDLENNVEAVEGKADLWTPLNCLVEAANRTKSTKPNFQASSMAKLEPSFVADGDLDAQETKEKALLLGAPNYGLYTPKTRTKEHGSNFKAKDNHNNGTTSLPESTKRKRLRATARNKAAASGELGSQAQVVLDASAAKCRRNNPIWFTLIASDDRKGGFPLPQISTSYLRIKDGKMPVSSIQKYLVKKLDLKSEAEVEILCRGQPVLPTQQLQNLVDLWFRTASTAKKIPASVGSSAKDFVMVLSYCRKVQTP, from the exons ATGGCGGGTCAGGTGGTGAGAGTGAAGAGGGAAACGCTTGAAGCATGCATGACGTGCCCTCTTTGTAAGAAGCTCTTGAAGGAGGCTACTACCATATCTCTTTGCCTTCACACGT TTTGCAGGAAGTGCATATACGAGAAACTCTCAGACGAGGAGGTTGATTGTTGTCCTGTATGCAACATTGATCTGGGCTGTCTTCCTGTGGAAAAACTAag GCCCGACCACAATTTGCAAGATATAAGAGCGAAAATATTTCCTCTTAAGCGGAGGAAGATTAGTGCACCTGAAGTTTCGCCCTTGGCTTCATTGCCCATAAAAAGGAAGGAGAGATCGCTATCATCATTGGTGGTAAACACTCCCAAAGTGCCGATGCAGAGTGGCGGGTTGACTGGAAGAAGATCCAAGAACGTTGCAAGAAAGGGTGCTGCGTTACGTGGATGTAGTTTTGGCATTGAGGAACCgctaaagaaagaagaagattctGGAGAAGATCATTCAGCAAGTTCGAGCTCTTCTGATTATTTGAATAAGACTGTTCGACACAGAAGGCAG GACTCATCTATGGCTGAGCCTTCGAACGGTCTAAGACACGAGGATCTGGAAAACAACGTTGAAGCAGTAGAAGGAAAAGCTGATCTCTGGACACCCTTGAATTGTTTGGTTGAAGCTGCTAACCGAACGAAGTCTACCAAGCCAAATTTCCAAGCGTCATCAATGGCCAAACTGGAACCGTCCTTTGTTGCTGATGGCGACCTCGATGCACAAGAAACTAAGGAGAAAGCGCTGTTACTTGGAGCTCCGAATTACGGATTATATACGCCCAAAACAAGAACTAAGGAGCACGGAAGCAACTTTAAGGCAAAAGATAACCATAATAATGGAACCACATCACTCCCAGAATCCACGAAACGTAAAAGGTTGCGGGCAACTGCTCGTAACAAGGCAGCTGCATCTGGTGAGCTAGGTTCTCAGGCACAGGTCGTTCTTGATGCATCGGCTGCTAAATGTAGAAGAAACAATCCAATTTGGTTCACGTTAATCGCCTCGGACGACAG gAAGGGCGGTTTTCCGTTGCCTCAAATATCAACGTCTTACTTGAGAATAAA GGACGGGAAAATGCCCGTGTCGTCTATCCAAAAGTATCTCGTAAAGAAACTAGATCTTAAGAGCGAAGCCGAG GTGGAAATATTGTGTCGGGGACAGCCGGTGCTACCAACGCAGCAGCTACAGAACTTGGTTGACTTGTGGTTTCGAACAGCGTCGACAGCGAAGAAAATTCCAGCATCGGTTGGCTCATCTGCTAAGGACTTCGTTATGGTCCTCTCGTACTGTCGAAAAGTGCAGACCCCTTGA
- the LOC111784838 gene encoding E3 ubiquitin protein ligase DRIP2-like isoform X1, whose product MAGQVVRVKRETLEACMTCPLCKKLLKEATTISLCLHTFCRKCIYEKLSDEEVDCCPVCNIDLGCLPVEKLRPDHNLQDIRAKIFPLKRRKISAPEVSPLASLPIKRKERSLSSLVVNTPKVPMQSGGLTGRRSKNVARKGAALRGCSFGIEEPLKKEEDSGEDHSASSSSSDYLNKTVRHRRQDSSMAEPSNGLRHEDLENNVEAVEGKADLWTPLNCLVEAANRTKSTKPNFQASSMAKLEPSFVADGDLDAQETKEKALLLGAPNYGLYTPKTRTKEHGSNFKAKDNHNNGTTSLPESTKRKRLRATARNKAAASGELGSQAQVVLDASAAKCRRNNPIWFTLIASDDSFRKGGFPLPQISTSYLRIKDGKMPVSSIQKYLVKKLDLKSEAEVEILCRGQPVLPTQQLQNLVDLWFRTASTAKKIPASVGSSAKDFVMVLSYCRKVQTP is encoded by the exons ATGGCGGGTCAGGTGGTGAGAGTGAAGAGGGAAACGCTTGAAGCATGCATGACGTGCCCTCTTTGTAAGAAGCTCTTGAAGGAGGCTACTACCATATCTCTTTGCCTTCACACGT TTTGCAGGAAGTGCATATACGAGAAACTCTCAGACGAGGAGGTTGATTGTTGTCCTGTATGCAACATTGATCTGGGCTGTCTTCCTGTGGAAAAACTAag GCCCGACCACAATTTGCAAGATATAAGAGCGAAAATATTTCCTCTTAAGCGGAGGAAGATTAGTGCACCTGAAGTTTCGCCCTTGGCTTCATTGCCCATAAAAAGGAAGGAGAGATCGCTATCATCATTGGTGGTAAACACTCCCAAAGTGCCGATGCAGAGTGGCGGGTTGACTGGAAGAAGATCCAAGAACGTTGCAAGAAAGGGTGCTGCGTTACGTGGATGTAGTTTTGGCATTGAGGAACCgctaaagaaagaagaagattctGGAGAAGATCATTCAGCAAGTTCGAGCTCTTCTGATTATTTGAATAAGACTGTTCGACACAGAAGGCAG GACTCATCTATGGCTGAGCCTTCGAACGGTCTAAGACACGAGGATCTGGAAAACAACGTTGAAGCAGTAGAAGGAAAAGCTGATCTCTGGACACCCTTGAATTGTTTGGTTGAAGCTGCTAACCGAACGAAGTCTACCAAGCCAAATTTCCAAGCGTCATCAATGGCCAAACTGGAACCGTCCTTTGTTGCTGATGGCGACCTCGATGCACAAGAAACTAAGGAGAAAGCGCTGTTACTTGGAGCTCCGAATTACGGATTATATACGCCCAAAACAAGAACTAAGGAGCACGGAAGCAACTTTAAGGCAAAAGATAACCATAATAATGGAACCACATCACTCCCAGAATCCACGAAACGTAAAAGGTTGCGGGCAACTGCTCGTAACAAGGCAGCTGCATCTGGTGAGCTAGGTTCTCAGGCACAGGTCGTTCTTGATGCATCGGCTGCTAAATGTAGAAGAAACAATCCAATTTGGTTCACGTTAATCGCCTCGGACGACAG ttttaggAAGGGCGGTTTTCCGTTGCCTCAAATATCAACGTCTTACTTGAGAATAAA GGACGGGAAAATGCCCGTGTCGTCTATCCAAAAGTATCTCGTAAAGAAACTAGATCTTAAGAGCGAAGCCGAG GTGGAAATATTGTGTCGGGGACAGCCGGTGCTACCAACGCAGCAGCTACAGAACTTGGTTGACTTGTGGTTTCGAACAGCGTCGACAGCGAAGAAAATTCCAGCATCGGTTGGCTCATCTGCTAAGGACTTCGTTATGGTCCTCTCGTACTGTCGAAAAGTGCAGACCCCTTGA